The Malus sylvestris chromosome 8, drMalSylv7.2, whole genome shotgun sequence genomic interval ggagtacaacctcccactccctatgagataagaaacaaatatttggatatggagtataaagacattggcgagtatgttaacaagttgaggtcaaagtgggaaactaatggttgcacaatcatgtgtgacggatggaccggcccgaccagattatctatcatcaacttcatggtataTTCCAAGggcaagacaatttttttgaagtctgttgatgcttcagaccatataaagaattacaagtatatttacaaattattgagggatgtaatcatggaggtgggagagcataatgttgtccaagtcgtgaccgacaacggttctgcatttgtcaaagctggaaaaaagttaatgaagcatcataatgtgttttggacatcatgtgcagcacattgtattgatcttatgtttgaggcaatggggaagagagagaatgttgctactgtggtcaaaagagctagaacgatcactaattatatttacaatcacggttggttgttggcaaagatgcgtgaattttgcagaggagaaattattcgtccagctaccactcgattcgccaccaactatattgcattaaacagcctactcaagaagaaagcagggttgaagcaactattcactagtgacgattgggccaaccacaatttcagccgctcaaatacaggtcgtatggtggaaagtatagtgcttgatcatgctttttggagtcaaacagaacatgtgtgtcaagtgtttgaacctctttacaaagttttacggatcgttgacacagaagtgtatcctactatgggggctgtatatgagttgatgcgtgtagtgaaggatgaattggaaagaaaacatggtgcaaggtgggtcgtaaaaataattgaagaccgatggtataaaacattataccacgatttgcatgcagcaggtataaataatgtcataatttgcaattcatttctttagttgcataaatattatttatcttattagagtatgtgtttctttgaacaacatattatttgaatccccgataccaatacagacccggtgttggagatgatggtaaccttatacgtgctgtacataatgtatactctaaattagaccctgcatcaccagcagttggccaatttggaaatgaggtacacaattacttaaattataataattactttattggattaaactaacacaatttattgtattcagctaacatggtttaaagatgcaagaagaacatttggagaaccaacatcagttgctgctcgaacaaatatgtctcctagtgagtataaacatatttcactataagtttataatagaatttgttggagttattaggcttatcaacattatttttcattgtagctgaatggtggatcatgtatgggaccgatgcaccaactgtgagaaagttagcaataaaagtattatcacaaacagcttcctcatctgcttgtgaaagaaattggagcacatttgcactcatccacacaaagcaaagaaataagttggctcatagtagcttggaaaaattagtttattgctactacaacatgaagcttcaaattcgagataaggaagcagaaatcgatcatgtcgaccgtggtgacccactagacgtgtttgatattgttggtgaagatgatgatacggagggtaaccaactttttcaatggattagacctcttcatttagatgatgatgaaggcaacccagctcccagagttgctgaagaagcacgtaatgaagggataaatgtagaaagagtattagaggaggaggtgggatctagcagcgctgactctttcgAAGAACTTTTGCACCCAACACCAagcaacactggaattccacctttttctaatcctacacaaccacaacatcgtgctgatactaatgatagctctagtacaagatcaggagactcacctaccaccggaggtgggaatgatgaaggacatagtggagctggaggtagtggagctggaggtagtggtggtggatatggaaactattatggaccaccacctcccggatatatgagccccttcactggtgaggcaaacttcacgcatgcaacccaggatgatgaccatggcagtaggcgggcaggaccaggaattggtgccatagggaaggactatactcgcagagaaagaggcaaagggattttgtcaagtcaagaagatgactcgttatctagaacttcagactctgttggattgggaagtaCTAACTATGGTtttactcataaccaaccatttccctacccttcatatcccattcctgttgggatggaatcgagcgactcatggaatcaatcccagcctcaatcttcaaatgatttttcttatggacaacctcaaccaatctcggatccatatgggtggcatattaacaattacatgcaaaactattttggggatttatcatttgataactactcttcacaatacactcattctacacatagagatgatgaagatagtgacaaatttgaacctcataggaactctatgtggtactaaagtgtaaaatattgtactaattcattatatataaatgattatggtgtgtttagacttctttcattaattactacatattttctacactcataatgtttgtcagatcactatataatcaacttgataatgttaaatccatcatgcaatgcatttccttccaattttttgtgataaactaatagataattgactaaataaacatcctacaaagtttcaataaaaatttccaagtttttcttacaatttccgtggtttccatgtaatttttatcgatatcgatattttaccgatatttccatcgatatttccgtgttttcgaactaccgatatttccgatatcaccgatattttcttccttggttaaaCCTCAAATTAACTTGTCCTTCGACTCCTGTAGAGGGAGGGGAATGCGACAAATTTTTCGAATGATGTCATCATCAATTACAGTAGCTAATTTAATGTTATCCCAACTATTATGAATTATAAAGTTGCTTACTTTAAGATTCCAATCAATATTATTCCTATCATTCACGGGAATTAAATGAAAAAGAGGGTAAGGAAAAACCCATTGATGGGTCCAAAAGAGTATGTCTTCACCTCATTCCCTCATGGATGATGTTTCTATTAGAAAGAATATCTTTCCAAGCAAGTGAGCATTTGTGTTTAATCTTCGAATTTAAAAAATCGGACTTACGTAAGTATTTAGTTTTGACTATTTCAGCCCACCAATTTCCTTTGTTGGTTAAAACTTTTCAACCTAATTTGGCTAAACAAGCTTTGTTAAAATGATCAATCCATTTGATTCCTAAACCATCCTGATTCTTTGGAGAACAAACCTTCTTCCAGGCCATTGGTCTGAGTTTAGTATTTCTCCCCCAAAAGAAATCTCTACATTCTTTATCAATTTTAGTTGTTACCCTACTGGGGCACTTAAAACAAGACATTACATGATTTGGCATCCCGGTGAGATTATAATTAATAAGAGTTAGTCTCCCAGCAAGTTTTTGCTTCACCCATTTAATTAATTCTATCTCGTTAACATGATCCTTCCAGAAAACTATATTATGGATCCCTAAGTACTTCCCAATAGTGGTTTAATGTTGAATGCACAAGATATTCACAATATTGTTCCTATCCTGGTTGATAGtattatttgaaaaataaatagaagATTTATGAAAATTTACTTGTTTGCAGCCGATGCAAACATCTATAGGATTTGAAGGATATTTCTAGCCCCTTTAGGGGTAGATCGGGCAAAAAGTAGACAATCATCTGCAAAAACTAGGTTCGAAATTCTAAATCTCCCAAAAAATGATAGGATTCCCACATGGGATTTAGGAGTAGAAGACAACCGTTAAAATGTCTAATAAGCGGTTCCATACATAAAATGAAAATGTAAGGTGATAAGGGGTCACCATGTCGTATGCCACGATTAGGATAGAAATAACCATGTGGAGAGCCATTAATTAAAATGGAGAAAGAAGTTGATGTAATGCGTTCAATTATTAAGTTGATCCATTTCTCATTAAAACCAAAGCGAATTAGAACATACCTTATGTAATCCCAATTTAAAAGGTCATAGGCTTTTTCCAAGTCTAGTTTAACACCCATGGTCCCCGTCTTGCCTTTCTTTACCTTGAAGCTGGAAAATAACTCATGGGCAATTAAGATATTATCATGAATGGAACGCCCCGGAGTAAAAGCACCTTGATTAGCAGAAATGCATAGGTCAAGCAAAGGCTTAAGccttttaattataatttttgaTATAATTTTATAACTAACATTACAATGACCAATGAGTCTATAATTGGACAGTTTCAGGATTATCCACCTTTGGGATTAAAGCAATATTTGTGTGATTAATAACCCTTAGGCTTGAATTATTTTGAAAGAAATCTTTAATCATAGGAATAATAGTATCTTTAACCTCTTCCCAACAACCTTGGTAAAAAGCAGCATAAAGACCGTCGGGTCTAGGTGTTTTTAATGCACCAATGTTATTCACTGCTTCCTAAACTTCCTCATCTGAAATACATTCAAGTAGTTGCATATTATGCGTATGATCAATGCAAGGAGTTATGATATCAACCATTGTAGCCAATGTTTCCTAACAAGGGAAACTATCACAAGAAAAACGTAGTATAAATTCCTACACAAAAACTTGCTCTAGACCTTCTCCATAATTCCACTAGAAACCATTACTATCCTtaacatattttattttatttcatttcatttcttaTGGATAGAAGTCACCGTTTGAAAATATTTAGTATTTTTATCTCCCAATTGAAGCCACGTAATTTCCCCTTCCTGTAAAACTCTGTTAAGCTCACTTCTAATTTTAACCTTGTCCTTCATTCTTATAGAGTTATTTTGATCcctcataattttattttgaatatcaCATAGAGAAAAGCTTATCTTTACGATTTTTGACATTACCAAAGGTCTCTTTGTTCCACTTCCTTACCAAATACTTGAATGTCCCTGCACAAGCAACTAACTTTTCTTGTGGCTTTGAAGTATTTGTACAAGTCCAAGCACTTTTGACAAAATTCCTAAAATTAGGATGATGTAACCACATAGCTTCAAACTTGAAGGAATAAGAGCCTTTTTCTAACAGGGTTTATATTATTCGTAAGTTTCACATTTGAAACAACGTTTTCAATTTTCAgaaattaaattggattatatcaTAATTTTTAAATTCGGAATTATCggcatgtttgaaaattttggaattggagtaattttggaaatttaggaaaattatatattttataagtttttaaaGATTCTAAAATTTTTATGTACGTGCAATTTATTGTTCTTTCTTAATATTtggtatatatttttttacacaaatTTTGACACATTTTTTGGGCACGACTTCGTAACGTATTCAACTATCCGAATTGTCTATCTTTTAAGTCTTCTCTCAAAGATCATGTCtaccaaaaatcaccaaaaCCTAAAACTCATATGACCATTGAATTAAGgagccggggggggggggggagttgTGTAAAAGAAGTGGTGTCATGGATCCGTCctcttttttaatatataaaggcatgtttaatataaaaacaatgaacataataacttttaaaagttggattatttcaaaaggttttctaTCGTAATCGGTTCGGAGCACTTCAGAAAAATTTGGATTGATAATTCAGAATTCTCAGAATCTCTAAATGCACtccaaatttttgaaaaatatttagtttcaaaattttcaggtTCGCATTCAGAATTTTTAATGTCGTTATGGGAATCACCATTCCAATGTAAAAAAATTTTGGTCCTCAAAATATTATAGTATGTAGGTTTGTTTGACACTGCAACATTTCATAATTCTTCTACAACGTAGTCCAAGCCAAGTCAGTTTAGCGTAGTCCCTAAAACTTGTTCAATTCTAGCTACAAAGGTGAAACAAATGGGGCCCGAGAGACAAGAGAGTAAATTGGTTGTGAACTCGCCATTATCTAAATATGAACTTAaaatctcttacttacaagttataagtaaagaaaaatactattagatcataatactaaatgactcaagactaacttgtggaaaaagaaaaaaaaatccggTGATTTTGTAGAGGAAGAATGACACCAAAGAAACTTTGCAACTAATTAAGAATAAGTTAGAACATGAAAAGTGGTTAAGttaggtgtttttttttcttatgttttACATTACATCTAGTCTGCGATCACTCTAAGTGATATTTGTCCCTTTGACACTACGCCGATCTTTATATGTTTCGGCCACGTTTGTTTCTGCTTCGAAGAGGAAGGTTTAGACGTGTCAATCTTATGCCATCTCTCCCAATATCActtgtaagagagagagagagagaaaaaaggaaaaatatagAGATTAAGATCTAAAAACAAATCCTGATATATTTTGTAGTATGAAAACAGTGGCGAAGAAGAGTGGAAGTAAGAAGTAGGAAGTCAGACCATATCAAAGTAGGAAACATGAAGTTAGACCAAATCAAATCGAGAAATAGGACTAGTAATTCTTTCCTAACTGAAAatctaaaagaaaataaagaatgtTACCCAATTCGAAATATAGTTGGACAAGAAATACGTTTAATTTCCTCTACATATACTCCTGAAGGACTTGTCCTCAATACAGTTAAGATTCTTTCTGCagttccaaaaataaaatcgaCATGCCGCCTTCAATTGAAGCTCTTGCAATGGCTGGTGCTGATTATCTACAATGTGGCATTACCTTGAACGAGTTGGGCAGACAATCACAACCAAGCCACTTACTGGTTGATGCATACCGGAGCGATATCGATATCTTTAATTCCCTAAGCCAGCGCTCATCCAGTTCCCACAGCCAGAAAGAAGGTTGCAATCTAGGGTACTACAACAAAGAACGCAAGGGTGGCGGGAATGAGTTGAAGAGAGACACCCTTATTATCACAAAGGTGATAGGTAGGGTTTTGAAGAAGGCAGCTCAAGCGATGAAAAAAGGGACGTAGATACGATGAAAATCTCACTGGTGTGAAAACTGACGCAATTGACTTACATAATTTAGAGTAGGTTTGTTTTGTGGCCAGTCACATTGCACATAATATGTTCAAACTTCAAGGGTTAATTCCTCGCTGAAACAACTATCTGTTGTAGTTGTAATGTGCTTTATTAGCGAAATAGGAGTATTTTTTACTGATATCATTAATATTCATGTCATATCGTGCATTTATTAATTTTGGATATGACATACCTTAAAAAGTTTGGTATAGAATAATCGGGCAGTTATTTATcttactcttttttatttttaaagataAATGATAATGTCGATGAGTCTTGAAGAAGGGCATCCGGATACGATCAGGAGGGATCCCACTCCAAACCATATTACaaccaaaagagaaagcaaactTTGCTGAACGATGGGTAACCTCATTTCCGAGGATGTGAAACATAGGTGATTCTCACATCTTGTAATTGGGAAGGCCACTCATTTGTATCCTCCATCAAACAACCTAAAAACGTGGAACATAAATAATTATCACATCTCATACAAATATTCTCACACTGATTCATTACTTTTAAGATTTTAAGTAAATATGTCATTGTTTTTGTGATGAAATTTGTTCAGTTTGCATCTACAAACTACAAACTTGTCTACATCCTCCAGTTCGAACATAATTATAACCTAAATATACTTCCATCATCTGCTGTCTACAGGAGCATTCTCCGCGATTCCATAGATAATATGCACACCAGCTATTGGAAGCTTTTATTCTTAATATACTACTGCAATTTTTatctcaaccaaattcaggtTGGTTATAATTTGAATTGGGTCAATATAAACAACGTTATTCACTTGGTTGGGTCAATGAAAACAACATTGCGAAAGGTCATATATTTGGAGATACGGAGGTgatttttcacactttttttatttattttttaactttaaacACTCTCTTTATTTCTAATCGTCAACTTATTATAAAAAcaacaaatataattaaattagaGTGTGTGAAAAGTTAAAGGTtattgcattttatcattttctttgcAGATATTGTGATGACCGATCGGTACTTGGATTCAAGAGATATTATTAGTACGATATCCTCATGAACCATGTGATCCAGATCATATTGTCCCTTCATCTCACCCAATTTGTTCTATTAGGAAGTGCCATCTTTGCATATGAATTATGGGCATTGCTTCTCTTCTTAAACTTGAACACATTTTGATAAAAATCAATTGATCAATAGTTTGAACACATTTTGATAAAAATCAATTGATCAATAGTTTGATTCATTTATTAGAGAAATTCGTAGGTGTGGATTGATGAAATTAAGATTTCTATATagaaccaattggcaatataaggAGTAGCCCAAGATCATATAAACACATAGCAAACATTGTtcctcaccgatgtgggataACTCTCAACATGGATGACCAGATTACATAACCCTCTAATCACAGACGTACAAAACACTTCATAACACCTCCCACTTTTAATTTTAGTCCCACGCTATGGTGTCTGGTGGCTATGTACACAGGTCGACGTTGAAACTCATTTTCTCCCTTTGTGGCTCTCAACTACCACATCCATGTCAACACTATTACTAGGACTAGTCGACTCCCCGAAAGCATCCTATTCCTCCTCCTCAACTACTTTTCAACCCATATATGCATAAATTCCCCGTGTTTCCGCACCTATTTCTTTCCATGCAACATTACATCCACATGAAAATTGTGCAGCCAGCCCAATCCGACCCAGCCATCACCTTCTCCCATCTCAAACCGACCCAAATTGTACCACGCAATCTCACCCGTTCCTCAATTTAGTTCCACACACAGTCCCAAAATGCCATGCTTCAGCCTCACCCAGTCCAAAAACTCATGCCACCGGTCCACCTTCGCTCGAGCCGGCCTCCGGTCCGCAATCACCGACCTCAAAGACGGCGCCACCACCATGCACTGCTGGGTCCCGCAGTCCCCAAACCCTTCCAAACCCAACCTCCTCCTCATACACGGCCTCGGCCTCAACGCAATGTGGCAGTTCGTAGACCTTCTCCGCCATGTCACCCCTCACTACAACGTCTACGTGCCGGATCTCGTCTTCTTCGGCGATTCCTACACGACCCGGCCTGACCGGTCCGAGTCGTTCCAGGCGGAGTGTGTGATGCAGGCGATGGAGGCGCACTCGGTGCGGCGGCTGAGCCTGGTGGGACTGAGCTACGGCGGGTTTGTTGCGTACAGCTTGGCTGCCAGGTACAAGGAGGCAGTGGAGAGGGTTGTGATATGCTGCGCCGCCGTGTGCCTGGAGGAGAAGGACCTCCAGGAAGGTGCGTTTCGGATCTCGGATTTGGATGAGGCGGCGGAGATTTTGACGCCGCAGACGCCGCAGAAGCTGAGGGAGTTGGTTAGGTACACGTTTTTCAGGCCACCTCCAGTTGGGTTGTTGCCCTCTTGCTTGCTCATGGATTTCATTGAGGTAAAAAGCTTGCTAATATTTTGATCCCCGTTTAATTGTTTTGCAATAGTCCTTAAATTATTAGACTA includes:
- the LOC126631088 gene encoding uncharacterized protein LOC126631088, whose protein sequence is MSPTEWWIMYGTDAPTVRKLAIKVLSQTASSSACERNWSTFALIHTKQRNKLAHSSLEKLVYCYYNMKLQIRDKEAEIDHVDRGDPLDVFDIVGEDDDTEGNQLFQWIRPLHLDDDEGNPAPRVAEEARNEGINVERVLEEEVGSSSADSFEELLHPTPSNTGIPPFSNPTQPQHRADTNDSSSTRSGDSPTTGGGNDEGHSGAGGSGAGGSGGGYGNYYGPPPPGYMSPFTGEANFTHATQDDDHGSRRAGPGIGAIGKDYTRRERGKGILSSQEDDSLSRTSDSVGLGSTNYGFTHNQPFPYPSYPIPVGMESSDSWNQSQPQSSNDFSYGQPQPISDPYGWHINNYMQNYFGDLSFDNYSSQYTHSTHRDDEDSDKFEPHRNSMWY
- the LOC126632982 gene encoding uncharacterized protein LOC126632982 translates to MPCFSLTQSKNSCHRSTFARAGLRSAITDLKDGATTMHCWVPQSPNPSKPNLLLIHGLGLNAMWQFVDLLRHVTPHYNVYVPDLVFFGDSYTTRPDRSESFQAECVMQAMEAHSVRRLSLVGLSYGGFVAYSLAARYKEAVERVVICCAAVCLEEKDLQEGAFRISDLDEAAEILTPQTPQKLRELVRYTFFRPPPVGLLPSCLLMDFIEAMFTEFVQEKKELIWAVPQNRKLSELPKIPQPTFIIWGEHDQVFPVEYAHKLKRHVGENAQLVVIKDAGHALNAEKPKEYHKHIKSFLVDSLPRSPPITPSAIPVTH